One Pullulanibacillus sp. KACC 23026 DNA segment encodes these proteins:
- a CDS encoding M20 family metallopeptidase, which yields MSDLINSLDKVNELVESVKEDIVKWRRYLHQHPELSFQEEQTSQFIYDTLESFGGLELSRPTKTSVVAKLKGSRKGRTLAIRADMDALPIKEENQFDFVSKNDGVMHACGHDGHTSILLGTAKILSQLKEEVPGDIHFIFQHAEELSPGGAEEMVQAGVMDGVDQVIGLHLWAPIEIGKIEVVSGPMMASPDEFHITIKGKGGHAAQPHFTIDSIAIGAQVVTNLQHIVSRNIDPLDPLVLSVTQFIAGTAHNVIPGSVYLNGTVRSFKPELREEVPALMERIVKGVTEAHGASYEFSYQKGYRPVINDKEVTTKLREAFVETFGEEAIKDGVPTMGGEDFSGFQQKAPGSFFMVGAGNEEKGIVYPHHHPRFTIDEESLPIGVKAFVQAVFKLNAE from the coding sequence ATGTCAGATCTGATTAATAGTTTGGATAAGGTAAATGAACTTGTTGAGAGCGTCAAAGAGGATATAGTGAAGTGGAGGAGATATTTGCATCAGCATCCTGAATTATCCTTTCAAGAGGAACAAACTTCCCAATTTATTTATGACACGCTTGAATCGTTCGGCGGTTTGGAGTTGTCAAGACCGACCAAAACGAGTGTTGTAGCAAAGTTAAAAGGCAGTCGTAAAGGGCGCACTTTAGCAATTCGGGCGGATATGGATGCCCTGCCGATTAAAGAAGAAAATCAGTTCGATTTTGTTTCAAAAAATGATGGGGTCATGCATGCGTGTGGTCATGACGGTCATACCAGCATTTTGCTCGGGACAGCGAAAATTTTATCGCAGTTAAAAGAAGAGGTTCCGGGTGACATTCATTTTATTTTTCAGCATGCCGAAGAACTGTCACCGGGCGGAGCGGAAGAAATGGTCCAAGCGGGTGTGATGGACGGTGTGGATCAAGTAATCGGTCTTCATTTATGGGCGCCAATAGAAATTGGGAAAATTGAAGTTGTTTCAGGACCCATGATGGCTTCCCCAGACGAGTTTCATATTACGATAAAAGGAAAAGGGGGACATGCGGCACAGCCTCATTTCACGATTGACAGCATCGCTATAGGGGCACAGGTTGTGACCAATCTCCAACATATTGTCTCGAGGAATATTGATCCACTGGATCCGCTTGTTCTATCTGTGACTCAATTTATTGCGGGGACTGCTCATAATGTTATTCCGGGGTCCGTTTATCTCAATGGGACCGTGCGTTCTTTCAAGCCAGAATTAAGAGAAGAAGTGCCTGCTTTAATGGAACGAATTGTTAAAGGGGTAACGGAAGCGCATGGAGCCTCTTATGAATTTAGTTATCAAAAAGGATATCGCCCTGTGATCAATGATAAAGAAGTCACAACGAAACTCCGTGAGGCATTCGTAGAGACGTTTGGCGAAGAGGCAATTAAAGACGGAGTCCCTACAATGGGCGGGGAGGATTTTTCGGGATTTCAACAAAAAGCACCAGGATCCTTCTTTATGGTAGGGGCAGGGAATGAGGAAAAAGGGATTGTTTACCCCCACCATCATCCGCGCTTTACCATTGATGAGGAGTCACTTCCAATCGGCGTCAAAGCCTTTGTTCAAGCCGTTTTCAAATTAAATGCTGAGTGA
- the queE gene encoding 7-carboxy-7-deazaguanine synthase QueE yields MNESKKKTTIPVLEIFGPTIQGEGMVVGRKTMFVRTAGCDYRCSWCDSPFTWDGSAKADIVQMTPESIWEELVSLGGERFDHVTISGGNPALLASLDALIDLLQEKGIAVALETQGSKWQPWMHKINDLTISPKPPSSGMKTNFNVLDDILGSLRQSPKATQQVSLKIVIFDEADFEYAVKVRERYPDVAFFLQVGNDDIETGDKEGLIHHLLGKYEWLIEKAIQSTELKDVRVLPQVHTLIWGNKRGV; encoded by the coding sequence ATGAATGAATCAAAGAAAAAAACAACCATCCCTGTATTAGAGATTTTTGGACCGACCATACAAGGAGAAGGCATGGTTGTTGGCCGTAAAACGATGTTTGTCCGAACGGCAGGCTGTGACTATCGCTGCAGTTGGTGTGACTCTCCATTTACATGGGATGGCAGTGCAAAGGCCGATATTGTGCAAATGACCCCAGAGTCGATCTGGGAAGAGCTCGTGTCCCTAGGCGGAGAGCGCTTTGATCATGTCACGATTTCAGGCGGGAACCCAGCGCTTCTTGCTTCTTTAGATGCTTTAATTGATCTGCTTCAGGAAAAGGGCATAGCCGTTGCTCTTGAGACACAGGGCTCCAAATGGCAGCCGTGGATGCACAAAATTAATGATTTAACGATATCCCCTAAGCCGCCAAGCTCGGGAATGAAAACTAATTTTAACGTACTTGATGATATTTTGGGTTCGCTTCGTCAATCGCCAAAGGCCACACAGCAGGTCAGTTTAAAAATTGTTATTTTTGATGAGGCTGATTTTGAATATGCGGTAAAGGTACGTGAGCGTTACCCAGATGTTGCTTTCTTCTTACAGGTCGGCAATGACGATATTGAGACCGGAGATAAAGAGGGGTTAATCCATCACCTTCTAGGCAAATATGAATGGCTGATTGAAAAAGCGATTCAAAGCACCGAGCTTAAGGACGTAAGGGTGCTGCCACAGGTCCATACTCTCATTTGGGGCAATAAGCGCGGGGTTTAA
- a CDS encoding aldose 1-epimerase, whose translation MSIKKMTFLEEQAYKIENDWLSVIVMPSEGANLISIYHKGKNVEILRTPSSKEERDARKTLYGTPVLFPPNRIDHAQFEFDGRTYHLEMNRAKEDCHIHGFVNDKPWQVKNIDPAHNCLVLELRSEDHPSIMKQFPHEFIMQMTIQLSENEVTQSLVIKNRGDLAMPVGLGYHTTFHFPIQSSTLQIELGDQWELNDRHMPTERFIKDLFADELKKGARLFGKVLDNIYKMTNNKTATLSIPDNGLEIKYTADGPFTQWVVFTSDGESDFVAIEPYTWVTNAPNLSLPEEETGMNSLKPGEMITCMTTFKIDSI comes from the coding sequence ATGAGTATTAAAAAGATGACATTTTTGGAAGAACAGGCCTATAAAATTGAAAATGATTGGTTATCTGTTATCGTTATGCCTTCTGAGGGCGCTAATCTTATATCCATTTATCATAAAGGAAAGAATGTTGAAATTTTGCGGACGCCGTCATCGAAAGAAGAAAGGGATGCCAGAAAAACGCTTTATGGCACGCCTGTTTTGTTTCCGCCTAACCGAATTGATCACGCTCAATTTGAATTTGATGGACGGACTTATCACCTTGAAATGAACCGTGCTAAAGAAGATTGCCATATTCACGGATTTGTTAATGATAAGCCTTGGCAAGTCAAAAATATTGATCCAGCTCATAACTGTCTAGTCCTTGAATTAAGATCAGAGGATCATCCTTCTATCATGAAGCAATTTCCGCATGAGTTTATTATGCAAATGACGATTCAATTATCGGAAAACGAAGTCACGCAATCTTTGGTGATCAAAAATAGAGGCGATTTAGCTATGCCTGTCGGTCTTGGTTACCATACAACCTTCCATTTTCCGATTCAATCATCAACTCTTCAAATCGAGCTTGGTGATCAGTGGGAGCTGAATGACCGCCATATGCCAACCGAACGATTCATCAAGGATCTTTTTGCGGATGAGCTAAAGAAAGGGGCTCGTTTATTTGGAAAAGTGTTAGACAATATTTATAAAATGACGAACAATAAAACAGCAACCTTGTCTATTCCTGATAACGGACTTGAGATTAAGTACACAGCGGACGGCCCGTTCACTCAATGGGTGGTCTTTACGTCAGATGGCGAATCCGACTTTGTTGCCATTGAACCTTATACTTGGGTAACGAATGCCCCTAATCTTTCATTACCTGAGGAAGAAACGGGTATGAACAGTTTAAAGCCTGGAGAAATGATCACCTGCATGACCACATTTAAAATCGATTCCATTTAA
- a CDS encoding YjcZ family sporulation protein codes for MGNGFALIVVLFILLIIVGTAYVY; via the coding sequence ATGGGTAACGGATTTGCTTTAATCGTTGTGCTGTTTATCCTTCTTATTATTGTCGGTACCGCATATGTTTACTAA
- the queD gene encoding 6-carboxytetrahydropterin synthase QueD — protein MEFRIVEGLQKFDRDIKREELKYHAKRVLISKEFTFDASHHLHCYEGKCKNLHGHTYKVIIGISGYTDDTGLVMDFADIKAIWKTHVDVYLDHRYLNETLPKMNTTAENMVVWIYETFAAQLGGQKDWAERSLRMEFVRLYETPTSYAEAKREWMA, from the coding sequence ATGGAATTCCGCATTGTCGAAGGCCTGCAAAAGTTTGATCGTGATATTAAGCGTGAGGAGCTTAAATATCACGCGAAACGGGTCTTAATCAGCAAAGAATTTACCTTCGATGCTTCCCATCACTTGCATTGCTATGAAGGAAAGTGCAAAAATCTCCATGGTCATACGTATAAAGTGATTATTGGAATCAGCGGGTATACAGATGATACGGGTCTAGTTATGGATTTTGCGGACATTAAAGCGATCTGGAAAACTCATGTTGACGTTTATTTAGACCATCGTTATTTAAATGAAACCTTGCCTAAGATGAATACAACGGCTGAAAACATGGTCGTATGGATCTATGAGACATTTGCGGCTCAGTTAGGTGGGCAGAAGGATTGGGCAGAACGCAGTCTGCGCATGGAATTTGTTCGTCTTTATGAAACACCAACGAGCTATGCTGAAGCCAAAAGGGAGTGGATGGCGTGA
- a CDS encoding allantoate amidohydrolase yields MNVQQERLWNRLMSLSSIGHHSDGSGGVTRLSFTKEEREAKDRVAAFMREAGLSVREDAVGNLIGRLEGMNPDSPVLLVGSHLDSVPHGGDFDGPLGVLAAVEALQTLGEKQIKLKSPVEVIAFTDEEGARFRFGMIGSRGLAGTLEKSDLHYVDQDGVSVEQAMKAYGLSPDRFHEAARSQGSVKAYLEVHIEQGKILESKNLPIGIVSGIAGPLWLKFTITGEAGHAGSTPMNLRRDALTAASAIIQAIEEEAAQKPRTVGTVGQLSLKPGGVNIIPGEVEFTLDLRDVDETIRDEVEKRILNQAEQICKERGVHCQVDVLQRIAPVKCDESIQQFMMQVFNEMGLEPIELISGAGHDGMQFKDLCPVGMIFVRSKNGISHHPDEYTSLEDCGLAAEALYNAILKIAERS; encoded by the coding sequence ATGAATGTACAACAAGAACGACTCTGGAACCGTTTGATGAGCCTGAGCTCTATTGGCCATCACTCGGACGGAAGCGGTGGCGTTACACGCTTATCGTTTACAAAAGAAGAACGAGAGGCCAAGGACAGGGTTGCGGCTTTCATGCGTGAAGCAGGGCTTTCTGTCCGCGAAGATGCGGTAGGAAATTTAATTGGCCGACTCGAGGGAATGAATCCTGATTCCCCTGTTTTACTGGTAGGTTCGCATTTGGATTCGGTTCCGCATGGCGGGGACTTTGATGGCCCATTAGGTGTTCTTGCTGCGGTGGAAGCCTTGCAGACCTTGGGAGAAAAGCAAATAAAATTAAAGTCTCCAGTAGAAGTGATTGCTTTTACAGATGAAGAAGGGGCACGGTTTCGTTTCGGGATGATTGGCAGTCGAGGGCTTGCTGGCACGCTTGAAAAATCGGATTTACACTATGTTGATCAGGATGGGGTCAGCGTTGAGCAGGCCATGAAAGCGTATGGGCTTAGTCCTGATCGATTCCATGAGGCCGCGCGTTCTCAGGGGAGCGTCAAAGCCTATCTAGAGGTACATATTGAACAAGGTAAAATTCTTGAGTCAAAGAATCTGCCAATTGGGATTGTAAGCGGAATTGCTGGACCACTGTGGCTGAAGTTTACGATCACAGGAGAGGCCGGACATGCAGGGAGCACCCCAATGAATTTACGAAGAGATGCTTTGACGGCTGCTTCCGCCATCATCCAAGCTATAGAAGAAGAGGCTGCCCAAAAACCGCGGACAGTTGGAACGGTCGGCCAATTGAGCCTAAAGCCGGGCGGTGTCAACATCATTCCAGGAGAAGTGGAATTCACGCTCGATTTGCGAGATGTCGATGAAACAATAAGGGATGAAGTTGAAAAACGTATTTTGAATCAGGCAGAGCAGATTTGTAAAGAACGAGGGGTTCACTGCCAAGTGGATGTCCTGCAAAGAATTGCGCCTGTTAAATGCGATGAAAGCATCCAGCAATTCATGATGCAAGTGTTCAACGAAATGGGGCTTGAGCCTATCGAGCTTATAAGCGGGGCAGGTCATGATGGGATGCAGTTCAAGGATTTATGTCCAGTTGGGATGATTTTTGTTCGATCAAAGAACGGCATTAGTCACCACCCTGATGAGTACACTTCCCTTGAGGATTGTGGACTTGCTGCTGAGGCATTGTACAACGCCATCCTTAAGATCGCCGAAAGAAGCTAA
- a CDS encoding DUF3311 domain-containing protein, translating to MKLILPALPFLALIIGMFFVNRTEPYVLGMPFIMFWTVLWVVLTTVIMWIVYKTDPVNQGGDSE from the coding sequence ATGAAATTGATTTTACCCGCTTTACCGTTTCTTGCACTAATTATCGGAATGTTTTTTGTGAATCGAACAGAGCCTTATGTCCTTGGCATGCCATTCATTATGTTTTGGACCGTTCTATGGGTTGTCTTAACGACTGTTATCATGTGGATTGTGTATAAGACAGATCCCGTCAATCAAGGTGGTGATTCAGAATGA
- a CDS encoding FAD-dependent oxidoreductase, producing MSDQDKSLHPLPFKTESLWRDEMTVPKFDALKEDLNVDVCIVGGGIVGITAAYLLAKEDVSVALIEASRLLGGTTGHTTAKLTTQHGLIYDELIEHIGLTNTRLYLEANIEAISFIREKINQYKIDCDLSEEDAYLYSTSDHYAKKLEKEFKAYQKLDIRSDLLDDIPLGIKVHNALKWPHQYQFHPLRYLKTLLDEFIKDGGKVFEETTAVDIKEGKTKTEVLTRNGVSIHCQSVLCCSHFPFYEGRGFYFSRLHADRTYLMAVTTDYHYPGGHYLNVDPPKRTIRSAQHNGRPILIIGGESHKTGQGKNTIEHYKAIEAFGKEHFNIKDILFRWSAQDLTSLDKIPYIGSITKGQRHILVATGFRKWGMSNGTAAALLLKDLVLKKDNRFKDVFTPSRFYADPSLKKFLIQNADVAKHLIKGKMGTPSMQLEDLSKDEGGVVTVNGKRRGAYRDKEGNVYIVDTTCTHMGCECNWNQGDRTWDCPCHGSRYSYKGEVIEGPAEKPLKQDEDFTIGDVLTSDDSGY from the coding sequence TTGAGCGATCAAGATAAATCATTACACCCGTTACCCTTTAAAACGGAATCGCTATGGCGTGACGAGATGACAGTTCCCAAGTTTGATGCCTTAAAAGAGGACCTAAATGTCGATGTCTGCATTGTCGGTGGAGGGATTGTCGGTATTACGGCCGCTTATCTTTTGGCTAAAGAGGACGTGAGCGTTGCTTTAATTGAAGCAAGCCGCCTGCTCGGCGGAACCACCGGACATACGACCGCCAAGCTGACCACCCAGCACGGCTTGATCTACGATGAATTAATTGAGCATATAGGACTGACCAACACACGCTTATATTTAGAGGCCAATATTGAAGCTATCTCATTTATAAGAGAAAAAATCAACCAATATAAAATTGATTGTGATTTAAGTGAAGAAGACGCCTATCTTTACAGCACGTCAGATCACTATGCCAAAAAGTTAGAAAAAGAATTCAAAGCCTATCAAAAGCTAGATATTCGCAGTGACTTACTTGACGACATTCCACTTGGCATTAAGGTACATAATGCTCTAAAATGGCCGCACCAATATCAATTTCATCCACTACGTTATCTAAAGACTCTTTTAGATGAGTTTATAAAGGATGGCGGGAAGGTTTTCGAGGAAACAACCGCTGTGGATATAAAAGAAGGGAAAACCAAAACCGAAGTCCTAACACGAAATGGCGTAAGCATTCACTGCCAATCGGTGCTTTGCTGTTCCCATTTTCCTTTTTATGAAGGCAGAGGGTTCTATTTCTCCCGCCTGCATGCCGACCGTACCTATCTCATGGCAGTGACAACGGACTATCACTATCCAGGCGGGCATTACTTGAATGTCGATCCGCCTAAGCGTACGATTCGTTCTGCTCAGCATAACGGTAGGCCTATCCTCATCATAGGCGGGGAGTCCCATAAAACAGGGCAAGGGAAAAACACCATTGAACACTATAAAGCCATCGAAGCCTTCGGGAAAGAACATTTCAATATTAAGGACATTTTGTTCAGATGGTCAGCTCAGGATTTGACCTCTCTTGATAAAATTCCTTACATAGGCTCAATCACCAAGGGACAGCGCCATATTTTAGTGGCCACCGGTTTTCGCAAATGGGGGATGTCCAATGGAACAGCCGCCGCTCTCCTGCTCAAAGACTTGGTGCTGAAAAAGGACAATCGATTCAAGGACGTTTTTACGCCATCAAGATTTTATGCCGACCCAAGTCTCAAAAAATTCCTTATCCAAAACGCTGATGTAGCCAAACACCTTATAAAAGGAAAAATGGGCACCCCGAGCATGCAGCTTGAAGACCTTTCTAAGGATGAAGGCGGAGTTGTGACAGTAAATGGAAAACGAAGAGGGGCCTACCGAGATAAGGAAGGAAACGTCTACATTGTTGATACAACCTGCACACATATGGGCTGCGAATGCAATTGGAATCAAGGCGACCGCACCTGGGACTGCCCTTGCCACGGCTCACGCTACTCCTACAAAGGAGAGGTTATCGAAGGCCCTGCAGAAAAACCATTAAAACAGGATGAAGACTTTACAATCGGAGACGTCCTCACCTCCGACGACTCCGGCTACTAA
- the queC gene encoding 7-cyano-7-deazaguanine synthase QueC — MKKDKALVVFSGGQDSTTCLFWALDRFEEVEAVTFDYNQRHRLEIECAEAIAKEAGVRHHVLNMSLLNQLAPSALTRSDVEVQSGEEGGLPNTFVPGRNLIFLSFAGILAKQIGAKHIITGVCETDFSGYPDCRDMFVKSLNVTLNLSMDDTFAIHTPLMWIDKAETWELADQLGKLDYIREKTLTCYNGVIGDGCGECPSCKLRQAGLDTYLSRKQGGGR, encoded by the coding sequence ATGAAAAAAGATAAAGCACTTGTCGTGTTTAGCGGCGGTCAAGATAGTACCACTTGCCTATTCTGGGCGCTTGATCGTTTTGAAGAAGTAGAGGCTGTGACCTTTGATTATAATCAGCGTCACCGCCTTGAAATAGAATGTGCAGAGGCAATAGCTAAAGAGGCGGGTGTCCGTCATCATGTCTTAAATATGTCCTTACTTAATCAACTTGCACCAAGCGCTTTAACGAGAAGTGATGTAGAGGTGCAGTCAGGCGAAGAAGGAGGACTTCCTAACACATTTGTTCCCGGACGCAATTTAATCTTTCTCTCCTTTGCAGGTATTCTTGCCAAGCAAATTGGTGCCAAGCACATCATAACGGGTGTTTGTGAGACGGATTTTAGCGGATATCCGGATTGCCGTGACATGTTTGTAAAGTCGTTGAATGTGACGCTGAATCTCTCGATGGATGATACCTTTGCTATTCACACACCTCTCATGTGGATTGATAAGGCTGAAACATGGGAGCTTGCCGACCAATTAGGGAAATTGGATTATATTCGTGAAAAAACATTGACTTGTTATAATGGTGTGATCGGGGATGGGTGCGGGGAATGTCCGTCCTGCAAGCTGCGTCAAGCAGGGCTTGATACCTACCTTTCTCGTAAACAAGGAGGCGGTCGTTGA